The Prinia subflava isolate CZ2003 ecotype Zambia chromosome 2, Cam_Psub_1.2, whole genome shotgun sequence genomic sequence AGCCACTGCCATCCTGGTACTCACCCTAAAAGGCTGGTCCGGTATAAATGGAAAGTAAGGAATAGACGACTGCTCTTCCCCCCATTCTCCGGCTACACAAGAGTTTCTGACAAACTGTCTCTCTGTAAACACAGCTTTCAGTTCTATGGCTACATCCGCAGGAGGATCTTCTGACTCCCCGCAAGTCAGGCTGATGCCAAAGCTGCAACACAAACAGAACAGCTCTCCttcagccagaaaaaaaagcaaataatccCCAAATGCCGCCAGTCTTACTTCTCAGCTTATTAAAGCCACATAGCGGCACAGGCTGGAAGACAGCTCAGCTCGTTCAGATCTCTCTGAAAGCTCAACAGGGACAAGAACATGGTCAtgcaatgtgtgtgtgtgcacatatcTGCACACAGACGCAGATATATATGCTCGATATGCTGCTTCGCTCCCAAGTGAAAACGGAATCCCTTGAAGAAATGCCCCCTCTATGGGTCAAAGGAGAATTCGGCATGCTATATTTAAAACGATAAAAATAATCCTTTCCAGAAAGGAGGGATCCGTGAGgatgtatgtgtgtgtctgtaggTGCGGGTGGCCGCCCCCCTTCGCCCCCTCCCCGCGCCCGGCGCCCCCGGCAcgggcagccctgcccaggtgtTTGTTACCTCTCGGGGTTGAGGTCCACTATGCCCATAACTAAGATCTTCTTTCCCGGCCTCATTCCTCCTTTGATGTGCCCACAGAAGGGGACGATCTGCAAAAGGACAGGGGGAAGGTGGCGAGGGTCAGCTCGGCATCAGCAGCGGCCGGAGCTGAGCGGGGGCGGGGGACAGTAAAGGGGctgacaaaataaaacacaccaccaccaccaccaccaaaaacacataaacaaacaaacccacaacaaaacaaaggtGATTTACCAGGCGAGGGAAGTACACATCAGCCTGCACCGGAGATCCCAGGGAGTTGTTTAAATGCCCGTCCTCTATTTTCTGCAGGTGAAAAGGAGAGCGCTGAGGCAGGGCCGGGCGGAGCCCCCAGCCCGCCCCGCACCGCGggtgccctgcccggccccccagccccggcccgctGCCCACGGCCGCCCTCACCAGCGCGTCCCGCTCGGCCACGGTCCCCGCCATCTTGTggaagcggcggcggcggcgctggggaCAGGGCGGAGGgcgggggagagggagggagggagggatggagggaggggggtCTGTGgcagccccggcggcggagAGGTAGCGGCGGAGCCGGAGCGGAGCCGGTGCAGAAGTAGGAaggcgaggaggaggaggaggaggaggaggaggaagaggaggaggaggggagctgGCCGGCTGGCACTGCCTCGCCCGGCGGGGAGCCCAGCCCTTGGCCCGAgggggagccgggcagggcggggcgggggctgctGCCGCTTCCTCCGCTCCGCAGccgcgcggcggggccggccctcggccagcggggacagcgcggccccgccgggctgGGGGGacggcggcggggcccgggcccCTCACCTGGCGCCTGCAGGTGAAGGTGCCTGGGGGAGGGCCACTGCAGCCCCGCGCCCATCGTGTCAGGGATCGCCTTTATGTCCCACCTCGGACACCTCGGCGAGGAGGATGCGCCGAGCCGGGCGTCCTGGGTGACAGGAGGTGGGGACACTGCTCGGCCCCTCCGAAGTGAACAtccccccctctcccctgcGTGCCCCGctgctcggaccctcggggGGCTGAGGGGAGTCTCCCCGGGCCCGCCGTGCCTCCGGCGGGGCGCGGTGCTCGCACACGCCGGCCCGTGCCGGTGAGCTGCCATTGCCAGGCGGTGGCCGTGGTTATGCAACGCGGCGGTGTCTGCGGGCGTGCAGCTCTGCGGGACCGCGGCCACCTCCGGCCCTGCCCGTGCCGCGCCAGGAGTCCCTCTCCTGTCGCACGGCAGGAGTGACTGGACCCTCCAAACGTGCTGTCACGGTCCTTATGCTGAGTGCAGGGTCTTGGACACCCAAGGAAGGATTTCTTGTCGCTTCTTCGCCGCTGGGATTTGGTGGCGTGAGCATCCCTTTAGGAACGTGACACAGCAAGTGTGCTCTGCAGGACCTCCCACGGTGCCTTGGCTTTTCGTGCCTCTTGCTCACAcactgggctgggctggtgaatgtccctgtccttcctcctCCGAGGCACGGTGGGGATTAATTAAATTAAGTAAAGTGGAGTGGGAGAAGCAAAGTCACTGCAATATGTAGGGTTTCGATATGATGGTGTCCGTTGGGAAACACTGGCAATCAGTAGGTGATGCCATTTGAGAAATGAAGAGGTACTGAGTGTAAGAACAGATTGTGCAAGTGTTTAGACGCCTGGCTATTTTTTCACTAATGCCCACTAATTTGGGCATGTTTTCCTCTCTGGATGCCCAGCTGGAGATGGCTCATAGAGCTCATGTTTGGAAGTCACGTACTGAAGTCATGGCTTCTTCAGGGTGtaccagcacagctgggcacagaggcAGTGAGCATCCCTGTGGCCCAGGTGTCGGCATGGGGAAACCACTGGGCTGTTTTCTTCTTGCCAAAACACCAAATGTCTCACCACCACACGGAAAAACATCTTGCTGGAGACTGAATTTGTAAAGAGTGCAGTAACATGAACCCATCACACATCAGAAACAGCTGGCTTGACAGTTGTCAGGTGAGTACATCCACAAGTGTACCACAAAGTGGAACTGGAATTAGCTTGTTGGGTTTCAGGTCCTATATGCTGCTCACCTCACCACGATGATGATGCCAACTGCATTatgtttttttattctgttggtctaagagagaacagaaatcatcctaagcttttttttttcttaatttagtTGTATGGTGTCACACATTGCCCAAAGAGCTCTTTTCAGAACCCTTTGTCTTCTCTGCTGTACAGAGAGCCACTTTGTTggataaaattaaattcattgGACATAAAATCAGGCCAGCCAGTTGTTTGTGCCAAAGCAAGATGTTTTATGAAGGGAGAGGCCATCATTATGTATTTGTTTTGTAGCTGGTTGTAAATGaactttttcatttcaaaatataattaaataacaAGACTTGTCCATTTGGCTAGCTGCTTTGCCTCCCGCTTGTCTTTTTGGCGTGTTTTCCCAAAACTAGCACAAATGCAGCATTTGTTTTGCTGGCCATGGATTGACTGGAACAATTTAAGAAATTTTGATGGAAAAGGAcattgatgattttttaaagctgtggtGGCCTGTGCCTGTCTGTTTCTGTGCCGTGTTATCCTCTTAGCCTGTAAGAGTGTGGGAGGACACTGAAATCCTCTGTATACCATGAACAATGTGAGGCAGCCAGAGAGgagctctgcctctgtgtgccACTGTCCTGCCTGTAAGATGGTCACTCCTGTAGTTTCTCCAGGGAAGAAGGGAGATATTCTCCAGCAGAAGATTATCTGCTTTGCCCAGCAGTCCATGGAGCAGGATTCCATGTGTGGGCAGGATATTCCACGTCCTCTCACCCATGGAGGGGCTTCCTTGGGACCCAGCTTCCCAAAAGACTCCCCTGTGCAAAGAGCTGCAGGGTGAGTGCTGCACCTAAGCTCCTCTACTTGCTCTTCTAAAAAAGGAGAGGTGTGAGCCAAATCTGTTCCCTCACCCATGTAGTGCTCGTTAAATCGTCTGTACAAAATAGCCCCCATTCAGTATTTTAAACAGCTTTCTTGGCAGGGAAGCTCTTGAGTTATCATGCTTAAGGGCCTGAGCTTTCAGACCTTGTGGTAGTAGCTGGAGCAACATGATAAATTTTTGTGCACTGCTGAAATGATGCTGAGATACAAGCTACTAAACTTGTCTGGTTGACCAAGTGCAAAAAACCTTGTGGACAGGTATTGTCTTCCATTTCTGGGTTTGTACAGCCTTTTGCTGAGTGGGAGCCTGTGACTCTTGAAATGCAGAGAATCAtataaagattaaaaagaagTGGCATGGCATGAACATCACTTGGGTGCAGTTAAtgacatgcccagcccagccaccaAAGACATTGCTGAGAACTGGCAAACCCAGAACTTCATCTTAATCCCAACACCTTGTATCTTGCAGCCACTCCCTTTGATGATTTAAAAAGGTGTATCTAATTCTTAGCTGGCCTTCACTGGCAAGGAATGCAGCACGATTGCAAAGTTGGTGTGGTATAATTACCCTGCCTTTCTTGCCCCATTACCACTGACATTACTCTCCTCATGCCTGGGTTTATAGGCTGACTTGTAGAAcctctctggtttgttttgctttttttaatgacGATGTTGAGAGGATGGGAGGTGTTTGCTGGTTTCATGGAAGCTTCCTTTGGTTTCTGGGTGGCAAGGCACCCCACTCCTCGTTTTTGTAAGACTCGGAAAAAGCTGAGTAATACAATAAAGGAGAACGTCTGGGAATAAATGTGATTCAGTGGTTGGAGCCAAGTGTTTAATAGTTCAGAGGAAATACTCCTTTTCCGAATTACACCTGAATGGCAGGGCTGATAAACAATTATTTGGGTTGTATGGCGAGGGTTTTTTTACCTGTGTAGCTTTGCCACTGCAAATCCTCAGTTAGAGGTGTTTTTTCAGGCGTAAATTTACCCTGGGTGCGGTGTCCAAGGCAGGACTTGGCAGAGGATGGTACTGAGAATTACAGGGGGTTGGAaggggcagggggctgcagagcagagcagatcaGGAGATGCTGTACGTGTCCTCTGGCTGCGTGGATTCAAAGCATTCCGAGGACGGGTTGCTCTGGCGCTGTGCGCCGAGGCGAAAGCGCGGAGCGCCGTGTTCTGGTGGAGGTGTCCCTGAGCCTGCCCTCCCACGCTCACCCGTGGGAAAGGCCAGTGACACTTATCAGTACAGACAGCACGGAGGGAGTGTTCAGCAGCCTGTGTGCTTTCACAGCCTTGTGCTGTCACATCCCCGGGATTGGAAGAGGGAACCCAGGGTCAGGAGCACAGCACCCCTCTCTTGATGTTTATTTCATGTGGCTTCGCTGCTTCTTGTTGCCCTCTGAATTACTGGGGTCACGGGTTTTGCCCTCAGGGTTCGAGCTCTGTCTGTGTGTGAACCCCCTGGAGAAGTTGGTTTTCTgaggctcccagcagcaggttGTGTAAAACGGTGTTTAAGGAATGGTCCTGGTGGCTGAGTCCCTTGGTCGCACACAGAACTGCTGCACACCTGGTGCATAACATGTGTGTATGAGAAATATCTGTCTTGACGGCTGTTTACTGAAGTTTGCCCCAGGATCTGAGGCTGTGTACATAAATGCACATCAGCTGCACCTCCAGCTCACTGCTTGCCTCTCCTTATAGCAAACAGGGCACCAAactgcccccacagccccctctgtcccctggaccagctgtgggtgctgggtgggaggaaggagctggcTGGGGAAGAAGAAGAGCAGGGAGGTCACCATGAAGACACGACATTCGTTACCTGCTTCTTTCCCTCTGGCTCCTGCACTGCCAATTTTGGGTGAGTTGTGGTTCCCACATCCaagaggcaggcaggagaggttcccagctgtgcccatgccacacagagggcagagggagccaGAGCTTGGGCAGCgcctctgctctgccaccctgcccttccccatGGGTGCAGAGACCCATCTCTGCTCTCCTTCTGGGGGCAGCAGCGCCTGAGGCTGTTTCTGCTCTCTTTCTGCAGTGGAAAGAGCTGTGGATGGACACACTGCTGGGGAAAGCTGGGGgatgctccaggcacagctccccagctggggaggggtgtccctgtggctgcagcaggtcttgggcagagctgcctgacTAGACAGAAGAGATGGCTTGGAGCTCAGCTCACTCCATGTCCATTCCTGGTGCACAGGACACCACAAGGAGCCAAGAGAGCCCGGGTGACCCACCTGGAGTTGAGCTGCCTCCGTGTCATTGAGAGtctctctgctctgggctgtcaCTGAGTGCTGGTGCTCCAGCCGAGCAGTAGAGGCATCACTGCACATcttctcccactcctccctttcccagtggaGTCCAGCCAGTGCTGAGAGCCTGGAGAAACTGTTGGGGGCCAGCAGGGATGACAGTGGGAGACTTTCAGCTGCCTCTGGCTGTGCTTTGGTGCAGGGATGTGCAGCCAGTGGAGTGAGCTTGtgtgggaggcagggaaggggagtCCCAAGGGAGATGGAGAGGTCTAGggagccaccagcagcactggtATGTGCTCGCTGGCAGTACTGGGAGAAAACCTgtcctgcaggacagggatcctgggagcacagagagtcccagctctgccatgctGTCTGCTGGTGCCAGGTACCAATTCACCAGCGGCCCTttctgctgaggagctgctcttcCAAAGGGAATAAAATCCTGCCTCCTTTTGCCTTTCTGATTTTCTCAGAGTTCTGTGACTCTGTCGCTGCAGGTGCTGATTCGTGTTCATTCGCTGTGACTCCTTCCCCCCTCTGCCCCCAAGTTGATGCCCACAATAAAATGGTCTTTCCTCTTAGAAGAGGCTTCCTGTAGCTTTTCACTGTCTGCAGGACAGGGTGGGGGCAGTTCACTATTTTGAAAAACTCTACGGGGAATATTCTTCACCTGTAATTTTTATAAACCTGCCTTGATGTTCTTGTTTTTAAAGTACTTTCTGCAAATGAAATGTGGAACCTGGGAATCTCATCTTTACATTTTAGTTGGTGGCAGTTCAAGTTATATGCAGAGCAAATTCTGAACTTAGTAATTTGTGGGCAGTGCAGTCCCTGCTGAATTCCCTGGGTGCCACTGGTTTATCCAAAGTGGTTTGCTGGTTTTGGTGCTTtaggagcagagccagcatcTGACTGAGCCCCAAACACCCTTAGGGTGCAGTGTGAGACTCACAACTTCTCTCTATCATCCAACAATGCCTTCAGAAAACCCCGTTCAGTCAGCACATCTGCCCAGGCTGGGAAGAAGGCCATTCCtgtgaggaaaaggagagatgggagctgctctgagtgGCTGATCCAGCGAGGTTTCCCAGCCTGTGCACGTGGGTTTCAGGTTCTGCATTGCCACCCAGCACTCGTTGCAGTTTGAACTCCTCTTCGAGTCTGGGTCGTGTGAGGTACCCTCCACGAGCAGCACTTTGCTCTTACAGGCATCCTGCTGTGCATTGCAGCAGTTCAGAGCTAAATAATTTAGCTAGGAAGAATGCTTTCTACATGACTTAGAAaatggaggagaggaggaataTTGCAACAGCAAACTGCTGGGTGGACAAATACACTCTGCCTCTCAGTTCCTGAGCATTGCTGTTTGCcacttttgtttcaaaactgCTTTCTCTCCCATAATTATCTTCAAAAGAGAAATCTGATCCAaaacatctctctttttttaaaaaaagtatttttttttagggTGGTTCAttgatttccatttttaataataaaagttaataaacaaaagaaaaaagccccacagCGATGTATTACCAATGTTCATACGTGCCGCAGCACACTTCAACTGTGGACATCAAAGTGTCTCACAGAGGTCGTAATCCTCATTTCAAAGATGAGGAAACAGAGGTGCTGAGAGAGAAAGTGGCTTAGCAGGTCAGTGACAAAGCAGGGCAAGAGTCCCCTGAGCCTGTACtgcaggcagaggtgagggagcagaggagaacAAACCTGTCCTCACCTAACCAGGACAGCTGAGTCCCAAGTGCAGTGAAggcacagtgacactgcaggaAGAGCACCAAACCATGCCACGAGCCATagagccagcagagcctggtTCCTTCCAGTTTTGTGTCTAGTCCAGTAGTCCAGGGTGCTCTGCTGTTGGCCTTTGATGTCACAATAATCGGGTTCCACTTGTCTTCTCATCTGTTCTCTCACCAAGGGTGCTGGGGGAATCTGGCTTCtcagctttgttttcagttcTCAGTTCTCTTTTCCCAAAACTTTGGGGTATTTGGGAATTTTCGAGCCTTTCTGTTGATCACTGAGGCCGTGGAGTCACAAAGAACACATTCTTGCACATACACACAGGCAAGTTTGTCTTGGCATTGCAATTGGGAGTTGCCTTATCCCATGGAACTACTCAGTCAGCACTTTAATGCTGCAGGTCTGTGGCTTTGAACATTTTCTACTCTGTAACAGAGTTCTGGAAGTGGATAGAAGGTGGCACAGTAAGGATGTTCACAACATTGGTCCAGTAACCACTTAAGGGAAAATGTTTCCCAAAGGGAGAGACAAAATTGGACTTCCAGCTCTGTAGCTTCCACTTCTTCAAGCCCTGAGAGGCTCACAAAGCAGTGAGACTCATTCATGTCATTCATTTGATGAATAACCCGAGTGAGAAGGCTTCTTCATGCCTGCAGCCATGCCCCCTTGGGCCATGGTCCTCTCACATCTTGTTACCCAGAGAGGGAGAGGTTCAGTGGGAATTTTGATGGGAAGGTCTAACGTAGCAGGTTGTAAAGCTGTCTTGATGGGCAAACTCTGGAAATACCCTGGGGGGCTGTTCAGCCTCCTTGATGGTAAATTGAAACCTGCTGATAAGAGGTTGGTTTCCTTACCTTTAACAGACCTGTTAAAGGCAAGCCATGGGTGCCACAGGTCTGCTGGCCAAAATCTGAAGGCACTTGCTCTAAAAAACACCCCTGGGGTGTTAGGAGTGCTTCTAGTGGCTCAGAAGAGAGCATCGTGCTCTCTGAGGACTAGATGGCAGCTGCTGGATGAGTGGCATGATTTCACGGTGTGATATGGCCCTAAGTTAATTAAAGGTCTTGGAGTGCTCTCCATAAAGGGATTTGCCTCTGAAACATGATGCAGTTTGCGAGATTATCCCACTCTACTCATATCGTAGGAAGCAGCAAAATCAATGGGAGTTTACAAGTGAAAGTAAGTTTGCTAAACAGAACTTTTTCTCCCTCCAGGTGCTGTGAGTGACACTTCCAGTGAGTGCTGCAGTGGGTGGGATCCCTGTGTGTCTGGTTACTCCTGGCAGGATGGTTTGTCTGGAGGGGAAGGCCCTCCTCTATTAGCTTCTATTCCACTGGTTGTCTTCTGAATGTTTTACATCCCCAGGTGCTTTAGTAATCTTCTTCCCTTAATACCAAAACTTTTTGTTGATTATCAATGTGTTCCTTGGACTAATAAGGCTTTACTGGCTGTTGCTCAAAAACTATTATTTGGACAATATACACAAATGGTGGTCAAGGAGGGATACATGAAGATGCCTCTCCTTCACACCTTaccagaaaaatattctttttgctGGGCTAGGTGGCCTTGGTCCTCCATCTCTTCTGTGTCATGAACCTAACATTCCTCACTGGCTGCCCAGTGGTCTGATGTCAAGATGAGCCAAGACAtcttttcttccctccagcCAGTGTGGGTGCTTTAAAGGATTTGCTGGGTTGATCTCAGCCTGAAGGTGTGACATTTCCATGTCTGCCTTGCCTTTGGTGAGTGTCACAGTGTCCTTGGACATGACAATATGAAAGATAAAGCAAGGAACAATCTTCCTTTGTTCCCATGTACCAGTGGGATTCCAAATCCAGCTGGAAGAGGCAGGAGGTGCATTTTCTTAGTGCTTCGTGCTGGCCATTGTAGGTGCAAATTGCAATTACCCAGCAATTATGGTACCTCATGTTGGAGGTGTAGGTGAGAAGCTGGGGTTTGGGTATTTCCCTGCCAGATCCAGGCACACAGAAGGGAGGTGCAGGAGTTTCTGTCACCACACCTAAACCTTTTGTCAGTCTGGGCCAGAGCACCCAGCGTGATTAATTGTTAATGATGGAGGAGCCACATTGTTTGTCCACTGAGTAAGTAAAGCatattttccagctgtttcctcCTCCAAgt encodes the following:
- the LGALSL gene encoding galectin-related protein — encoded protein: MAGTVAERDALKIEDGHLNNSLGSPVQADVYFPRLIVPFCGHIKGGMRPGKKILVMGIVDLNPESFGISLTCGESEDPPADVAIELKAVFTERQFVRNSCVAGEWGEEQSSIPYFPFIPDQPFRVEILCEHPRFRIFVDGHQLFDFYHRIETLSAIDTIKINGDLQLTKLG